The sequence CCTCTtgttcatttcgtttttgtattttgtgtgtttttttttgtttgttttttttttttgttttttcttgtttcgatcaaaacacaaattgaaaattggaGTTCATTAGTGACATGGTGTTTGTTTGGACTTGACGCATCGCCGATAGATTTAGATACATCCCATCCGGTCTGAAAGCATCCAACAACAACGATGGCCGAAGGTAAatcatttcctatttttagtttctttattCTCGAGGTTTTTAAATTGACGTCCTAGTTTTGTGATGTGTTGCACAATATTTTGAAAGACATCGATTCGCGAACTGCGTTCCAGTTCGTCTAGTTAGTGTCATTTCGCGCACAGATGGTCGGTATGGCTGGAACGTCATAGAACTCGCACATTCAACATTCTGTGAAAATAATAAGATACGCATCCGGTCAGTGGCATCCACAATTCGGACACAAAACACACGTGACATCGAACCATGGCAACaccctttttcatttcgaataGACACAAAAAgatgagtgtgtgtgtgtgtgtgtgtgtgtgtccacTTGACGTGGAAACTCACGCCCCATCGTCAAAGGCACGCCACCGACAATTCCACATCCGACTTCGTTTCacgtaatttcatttttttttttttttcacaaataaaacaataaaaaaaaaatgtttgatttaatgATCAACAaaatacaattattttattttattttattttttggagtgagagagaaagagagagagagaccacCCTTTTCGAATTGAGTTCGGCAAATGAGGAAGGTCTCGTTTGGCAACGACCACCAACATCATAACGTATAGAGACAGACTACATTTCTAATTGAAAAAtagagggaaaaacaaaacccaaaaaaaaacaaaaaaacaaaataaaagcttttgctcccttttttttttatttattagaaATTGATTGTTATTTTAATGCTGCATCGTTTTAATGATCACGGGCCGCACGGTGCACGGGAACGTCCAGTACAGAAATGCTGAACATCTGGCGCTCGTCTTTTTGGCTGAGACTTGCACGGGTGGccctttttgtattttttatttttattattattattatttttttttttttttttttgcctctaaCGGGCTGTCCATGTGCTCGATCCAAAAATCAGTCGAGTGcatatttatttgtattttttttttttttttaccatatAGAACAGAGGAAAAGAGAGTGACGCAATCCACGTTCACTTGATTCCACATGTTCACGCGTTGTTTTCGCTCATTTCGAGGCATCTGCCGTGGGCGAACGATATCGGCTGTAGAACGCCGATTGAGGTCGTCTCTATATACCCTCCACCACGCATGTaattctctttatttttattttttttttttattggatcaCGGTTTCTTGGAGACGGCATTCGAAAATTAGTGAACACGAACGAGGAAATAACAATAATGTCCCCACTcccccgtaaaaaaaaaaaaatatggcgtgtccgaaaaaaaaaaaaaaagggaccacAAGAAATCTATCGACTTTGCTGGAATATTGGgcgtttcaaaaaataataataaaaatcgaGATGTACTCACGCGAgcatcataataaaaaaaaaaaaaatcgttacgACACTTTGATTGTACGCGGACGTTCTTTCTtccgctttaaaaaaaaaaaaaaggggaaggaaGGAGAATCGGATGTGTCACtgatccctttttcttttccgaatgataaagcaaaaaaaaaaaaaaaaaaaaaaaaaatagtcaagTCATCGGCAATGAGCTCATCTTTATTGtgtcttgtaaaaaaaaaaaaaaaaaaaaaaaaaaacgtgcggGACTCAATGACTTTTGCGTTCCAGTCCAGGCTgccccgttcttttttttttttttttcttcccaggGACTGTGTGCCATTCTTACATTATTAAATATTTCGAGATGTTCTCTTCCTCATCCCgcatgcgaaaaaaaaaaaaaaattcttttggaggtttgcacattttttttttttttttttttttttttttcaatttcttcaggtcggtcttcttttgtttctggtttttttttttttttttgggctgaTGGTAACTGGGAAAGTAATAAGCGACGCCGGGTTGGCACGGCGACGGGGTGAACATCCTGAGTAGACCTTCGCCGTCGCTCTTTGCGCCTCCAGGTATAGACGATGAtattaccaaaaaaaaaaataataataaataaatggtcTAGTCGTGtacacttcatttttttttttttttttttttttgcctcacctctccatttcttttatttattttctccaATATTTACGAATTTCCTGTGTGTTCGTGAATCTTTCTCCAccccccttgtttttttttgggttttttttttttctttttttattttaccatttttcgttattttcttctgctttttcaAGGACGCAAATGAACTGTCACATCCGGTGCAATCACTGCCGGTCTTTTCGGCGACATCCTTCTCTAATGCGCAAAGGccatccatttttctttcttttttttttttttttttttctaatcatttcttttctatccGAAAATTCCCGTTAGGGACATTTTACGTCACGCATACGTATGTTATCGATATGCAAAAACGTTTTTctggtccccccccccccccccccaaaaaaaaaaaaacaattgccgTTTCTCTCCGTTcctaactaaaaaaaaaaaaagaaaaaaaaaaggcccccTCTGGTCAAatagattcatttttttgtttttctcttgcatttttaattcattCCGAAcgatcgtttttgttttgttttgttttgtctagtCACAACGTAAAAGAACGAAACATTAAgaatttaaacaagaaaaaaaagcggggtGGGGCAAATCAGCGCGTGATGCTGTAAACGCAGATCATTTTCGGAATGTTCTCTCTGTGTGTCTcttttgtattaaaaaaaaaagatttcgaaTTTTTCTAGGTCGTAAGTTTCTTTCGCGCgtcccaccttttttttttttttttcttcttcttcggttGCGTGAATTGATGCCGTGAGGAAATCGGGcgagaaatttttcgttagaaaaaaaaaaaaagaaagaaagaaagaatacgGTCCCGTTGGGTTGGTACGGCGAGGTACGGCCGCGAGTCCGGCTGCCGCCATCTTTGCGGTTGCGTGAGCGGCGGACGATTCGgaccttttctctcttttttttttttttttttaaaaaagagcctttcttttttatatcaaCAACTCCGGTTGTTATTCAACagccaacaacagcaactgagaaaaaaaaaaaaaaataaaataatggcCGTCATTCCGCGCACtggttattttttatttttttctgcaaagatttttctattttattttgataagaaaaaaaaaaaaataataataataataaataaataaaatttttgacTTGTCCTTGTTTACCTCGAGGCAGCGGCGCCCGTAATGGCGTGGTGAACGCTCGAGGGGGCGGACGGAACACGTCAAGTTATTGAAATCTGTTGGATGACCGCtgtcatttgtttcatttttttttttttttgtattttttttttttttttatggactCCATTTCACACGCCAACCggttcctcttttgtttttttttgttttttccttggTCAACATCACcaagaaccccccccccccccccaaaaaaaaaaataaaataaaaaaaaatatcacttTTTGAATGGAGATGATGGGCCCAAtttattcaacaaaaaaaacccatcGCCATTTccaaacgaataaaaaaaaaaaaaaaaaaaaaaaaaaaaacggttcaTTGTCCTCGGCTGATCGACCTGTTTCAACGGTGCACCATTTGCACCGGCCATCGTGTGCAGCAATTGAAACTCACGCGTcacatttacatttttttttttttagacgctAGCTCTGCACAGTGCAATGTCAAGGTTTTTTCTTCGCCTTCTAGTatagttttgtttcttcttttttagcttCGGCTCCCGACCGTGTCGTTTTTGTCTTTCGACAACATTTCGTCTTTCACAACGTCCATCgagcgtttgaaaaaaaaatcttcgggggtttgattttttttttttttgtgtctgtttTTCATCgtcgaaatgaaacaaacaaacaaacaaaaaaaaacttcttctGCGAACTCGAAAATTGCATTGATAATCAAAAACATTTAACCAAGTTTTTCGTTCATTAAAAAGGGTTCCCCTCTTGTGTTGTGTGCCATTGTTCTCTTGAAGAACTTGAGAGCAAGGCCGCGTGATTCACCCCGTgcaatacatatatatacagcGTCCCTTTGTCTTATTTTGTGCCGTTGCGTCTCTTTGGTACATGCAACGAACGATTGTTACAACAGATGatgcaatttttcttcaatgtctCCCTTTTGAATTGCGTTCAATGTCGATCGTCTTTAACAGTGTCAGCTGTTAAAAAGCTGGTAAAAAAGGAACGACCTAAAAGCCCAAAGAGAGCAAACAAACACAACTCGTAGATGTAAATGAGATTTGGATTcgattcaaaaattaaaaaaaaaaaaaacaacagaaagcCCCAActcgttttttctctttgcatcTCTTCGTTTCtccaacatgaaaaaaaaaacaaaaacaaaatgttggcATGTTTGGTTGGTGATTTTGGGTCCTTTCCTTATTCAGGTCGGGTTGCcggggcgtttttttttttttttttttttcttcttcttcttctttctatcTGGGGTAGAGGTGGTAAGGTAGCTCATACGAAAGAGAACAAAGGGGGGTCTGCTTTCTCCAAACTTTCTCCACATCCTACCCCAAGTCGTTTTAAGATTTTTgaatggtgtgtgtgtgtgtgagagagagagagagagagagagagagagaagcacttgatttttgggggttttttttcttgcttacCACATGAAAAATTGGATCGTTTCAAATGATGAtcgccaaaaacaaaacaaaaaaagtggcatcctattttttatttttttttttaaagccataAATGTTAATTAGGCCGTTTACAGACGAAGGTgaaatcgtgttttttttttaagggggggggggggggcagttTGGTGCCAAGtggaactttaaaaaaaaaaaaatggcgtctaCTAGACGTGTGTGTGGATAGCCTGCAGCCATAAGAACACACATAGCTATTTTAGcgatatatttattttattttattttatttttttattttttccgcTTCGTGATGCCCTCGATGCCACCGGCGTTCGATGCCAAGGTTGACGTCAGATGCCGAATCTGGCAAGGTCGTGACGTGGCCATCCCGTATGATTTTcacttggctttttttttttttttttttttttttcgttcgttcgttcgttacACGCGAACGCCAAACGcaaatcagcaaaaaaaaaaataaataaaaataagaaataaaaataaaataaaatgctgtGTCGGTGATTTGCATTTGCTCACCAACGTACCTCACGTCATCGAAAAATGCGCACCGACGCCTTTGATCGCAAACGTCAACATCTCGAACAAACGGATACGCGCGCATCTCGTTTGCATACGATATGTTGACACGACAGTGCGGGGATGGAATCAAACAATGACGAACAATGTAAACTATGATGCGtcgtattattatttatttattttattttattttttttttttggggggggggggggggtttcatTTTGCCTTGGGTTTAtggctgtttttctttcttgagaCTCCCGAGGGGGGGAGAAGCTCGAAGTGCTTTTTGCGTGtgttatattattattatttgtacTTGTGTTTATTCACCCGGCAGCGGCCCTGACGAATAGTTATGTCCTTGGCCAGCACACGAAATATTCTCACAGCCAAAAgagaatttttgaatttcattttcgcgTTGTACGGATGTCgtgtgaaaagaaaacctgtTTCCGAAAACGAGCTCCCTAATTCTTTTCGTCGCTGAATTTTTGCGTcttcaaaattgaaatcgagtgaaaaaacaaaaaaacaaaaaaataaaaataataataataaaagaaaaatagccgTTTTCTCCTGTCACGTTGCGTGTACGTTCGCGATAAGCAAGTCAGCACGTATGCAAAAAAAGAGTATCATTACGAAACATCACGATGCACTTAAAAGATTGGCATCGGAAGGGGCTCTTCTTAAGCAACGTCCTTCAACTCTTTTATTTCCCaatatacatttattttaaaaataaaattatgacATATTCTTAGAGATTCGAGATAAGACCTGTTGCACATCCGCTCGTTCACACGTTGGCCTCACGCCaacgttttttgaaaaaaaaaacaaaaaacaaaaaacaaaaaaaccagaacagaatgaaatttaaattttggagAGTTAACTCGTTTCATCCCACGTCGTGTCCTCATATAAACTAGTTAAAAATATTCATcctttcatttgaataaattaATCACATACTTTTTTGGGGACGTGTAGGACAAATCTTTCGCATGTGCCACTGGGCGAGATGGCCGCTGCTGGCCGGCGGCAATCAATTGCGACCACTTCAGCGTTCCGTTTACCTTCTTGTCGTTTGGACCTGTCTCTGTTATGGCCTTTTCCAAATCTCCAGCCGCGGGTCGGCAGATCCCACGTCGAGCGGCGCCGGCGCCGGATATGCCGGAGCCGGACCTGTCAATTCCCGCCTCCTTCTGCAGAAGGTCACAGAGACGCCGTTGACCTCGACGGCCGCCTCCAGCGGCGTGGCCGTCGGCACGGCCACTCAACCCGCCACCAGCACCGACCCGGCCGGTGTCAAAATCGATCGGACGAAGCCGGCCGACGACGAGTCCATGGCGCCCTTCATCCAGCAACGTGTTCCCAACGTGCCTTTCGAGTTCTGGCTGcgggaaaaggcaaaaatcTATGGCAAAAACCACACTTGTGCCTTCTATCCCAGCGTCTTTGATatcaaattcaacaacaagTGAGTTTCACTTCTAAATGCAATCAATCAACccgtttttcttattcatttcgaaattcaaaaaatttgcaGTTATTGGCAAATGTTCCGGTCATCAAACGGTACCTTCTACTTGTACGGAGCTTATCACGACAACCGGGCGGCCGTCCAGAAACCGACCATTCGCATTCTCGGAATGATCGACCGGATAGAGCCGACAGTCAAAACGCATTGTCTCCTATGGTACGACGCGGCCAAGGATCCCATCGTCATGCCCGTCGTCGAGTACAAGTATGTCTGGAATCAGAAATGGGGGAACTACAAACAAGGACTTCTCCAGCCCTACCTGATGGCCTGCCATCTGCCGACGGCGGCCGTCCTGGCCAACAAGGGACTGCCGATCGATCGGGTGCCCATCTCCGTCTCGCTGACGGAGAAAGGCTGCGAGCCGCCCACCAACAATTTGCGGGTCAACAACAACGTGCCGGCCAAGAAGGGCCGCTTCGCCGTTTGCGTCAAAGGTCTCGACTTTTTGCGCGAAGACTTGAGCGTCCGTCTCGTTGAATGGATCGAGCTGTTGGGCTTGCTCGGAGCGGACAAAATCTTCCTCTACGAACTTGAAGTTCATCCCAACATCTCCAAAGTACTGCGATACTACCAGGAAACGGGCAAAGTGGAACTGACGCCCATCACGTTGCCTGGCGAGCAGCCCAACATCCCGGGATTGCGTCACATGTATCTCAAGTCGAAGATCACGAGCAAACGCCAAAACGAGGTGATACCGTACAACGATTGCTTGTACCGCAACCTCTACAGCTATGACTACATCGCTCTAATGGATACGGACGAGGTCATTTTGCCCAAGAACGTGCAGACTTGGAACGAACTGATCGACATTATAGTGCCGAAATCGCTAACCGTTGCCAACTACACCCGAGCTTCTTACAATTTCCGCAATGTTTACTTTTGGGACGACGCGGAGCACTCGCACCGATGGGAGGCCAACATCCCGCGCCACATGCACATGCTCCAACACGTCTACCGTAGTTACAATTACACGAAACCCAACCAGTACGTCAAGTGCTTCCACAACGTTCAGAAAATCCTGACGCTGCACAATCACTTCCCACTGGCCTGTTTGGGTGGTGGTTGTACTTCGTACCCGGTCGAGCCAGAAACGGCTCACCTGCAACACTACCGTGCCGATTGCGTCAGCACGCTGAAGAAGAGCTGCGACACCGAGTACAAGCAGCATCTGGTCAAAGATACTATCATATGGCGATACAAGGAAGATCTGATTCCTCGAGTCACTCAAGTGCTCAAGTCTCTCGATTTCTTCGAACACAAGGACGAAGCGAATCAACTGTAGAGCCAtagagtttaaaaaaacaaaactggttgtttgttttggtttcaTCGTTCAAGGACCAGACACACCcatcacattttattttttattattttttttttttttttttaataacattaaaagggaaaaaaaaaaaaatgagagttTTGTTTGGTCGGTTTGTGTAAACAATGTATTGTAAGTCATACGCTCAAGACGCAACAAACTTTTGATTTTCGAATGGCagataaagagagagagagaggatgaAAGGAGGGGGGCTTATGCATAATTTATGCATAGtcagtcaaaaaaaaaaaataaatttagttTTAGGGAAAGCTCAATGTTTCTTCGGCGCCGTCGCTTCACTCGCGACATCACGTCTCAGCATGACCAGTCGACTGAATCCTATTGTATAAATCAACATTTGTCAAACAATAGGATAATATATAGATAAATGTCGAgacatttcacatttttttttttttaatgagggAGGTTGAAGagagaagaaatgaaaacaaaaaaaaaaaacatggccgaCGCTGAAATCGGCCGCGATCTACGTCCACGTCAgtcgtttaatttttttaattgaaacgAGCTATTTACGCACAGTGcacaattttgtttgttaaactcatcattttttttttcttgtatgtgtgtttttcttttcttttaattgttATACTCAGTAATgaatctgtttttttgtttttttttttaaatttcattcggCATGAGTGGCATCTATGgattcgaaagaaaaatagatgGAAAGCTTGTGCATAACATTGTGCTTGTGGGTTTTTTTGAGCACCACGTTCGGAGATGACGCACAACTCTCCGGTAAAGACAATGTGCGATGTGATGATTTATCTTGcgaataagcaaaaaaaaaaaaaaaaaaaaattagctttctgtttttttttcccatttttcattttttcccaaaGGAAAGACAAGAACTGTAATCTCGAATAAATCCATTTGACATGGCCGCGTCCATTGCCAAACCATCATTTCAATTCGTATGCAAAAGTGCTTGTGTTATTTcaccccgtttttttttttctatttcatcatttttttgttttgttttgtgtaaaACACTCGTGAGACACATTTCTGTGAAATGCACACGccacacccccccccccccaaaaaaaaaatcgcagtTCGCTTTTTGTTCACTGTTTTTTGCTGTAAATGGTGTACGATTCATtatataattttgtttttcttccttcaaaaccttttttttttaacgtataTCCTTAAAGCCTTAGCCACCATCCGTAATTTGTCGGcaaaatcaatttatttttctttcaaatacgTGTCAATACCGTCCTATATGAGATACGCAGCCTGTTGCGTATCATTGTGctagtgttttttttctgtgaattaaaaaagattacaaaataagaaaacgtttctctttttaattctttatcTCGTTTAACACGTATAGATGGTATCTTGCCTTCTTTTGGGAGCGCCCTGCACGGCAGGTTTTCACCTCCATGATGATTTCAAAACCAAACTTTCTCCTCGACTTTGGCACTTCTGTTTAACTTTATCGGCCATCTTTGCGTACGATCGCTGGACGTGTTCTCGCGCCATCGAACTGTCGTCGTCTGCTGTAAACAAGTGTTCACGATTTCTAAAAGCAGCCAGATGTCTGAGAAAGACAACGACTTCTTAGTTGCAATTGGTCATTGGACGATTTAGTTTCGCTTGTAAACTCTAACCGCATTgcaaacagaattttttcattACCAATAAATAGTTTTTCTCTGTTCGTTGAGAACGATTACGACGACACTGTGACGAGTGCAAACTCGTTTCCATAAGAAGGGCAATGTTCCGCGTAGTGGACGAATCTTGCGACAGGAATCACAAACCGCGACATGGTTCCTAATAAAGCGTGCAATGCCATCCGTTCTGGTAGGCTAGCTGGTATAGTGGTATTTCCAGTTCCTATTCGGATGTTACGCATCAGTTTCGTTGACGACCTTGCCTTTGATTCAAATCGACAGGAATCAGGCATTTGAAACAAAGGTAAGGATAAGGATTCTCGATCTGGAAGCTTCCGGATTTgacaattttgaaaacaagGTCTTCATAGCCTTGAAGCGTCCAGGGAGAAATCACCAACaagttcttcttcattcccaGTGAAAGAGATTGTGGTAAACAACaacgtaataaaaaattaaacctGTATGATTGGATTTTATGACCTTTCAAAGCAGCTTTCGCCAAGAGTCGACAGTTTTTTAATACCTGTTTGAGcagttttctttctgaatttaaaaaaattttatttaatcaaacacaaaaagaCACTTGGATTTTCAAACGTAACACAATGTATAGAAAGAGAGGCGTATGGCTATCGCACCTGATGCAGCAACAATAACTGGGAAAAATAGTTTCAACATTCTTGTCCACCACCACCATAGGTAAACGAAAACAGCAAATATTATAATGTGCAATAAATGGACAGTATTAACTTCCAGATATGGAATAGCGAGCAACTTTTGAGAAGCTAGTCTCAAATTTTAGCAGTCTGAGCATGCACGTTCTTGGGTGGAGTATAGCTGTAGAGGAACACTGAACCCATTACTAGTAATGTACCAAGGGAAAACTGTAGGgtcaaatgaaaatcgaaTAGGTAAATGGACAGCACGCATGACAATATGATTGCCAATGAAGTCGCAAATCCTTTCAGGATGTTGTCTGCAATGAAGAAAATCGTTTTATGCAATGAGGAAGTTGTGAGTATGAGACAATTAGCCATACATACCTGCGTATTTAACGACCATAGCTACCAACAGTCCTCCCGTTGCTTGAAGGGTCACGAGGTACCAAATGAAAGCGTCATACCCGAAAAAGAATCCTTGCGAACTAATGGTGCTCCAGTCGTAAAGCAAACAGGTGAACAAGCCGAATGGAAGAGACAGAAAGCTTAGCTGGATATTTCGCATCCATACTGAAACATTGGATCCCTATAGCATggagaaggaaacaaaattattatgtATCGTAGTAGTATGACTATCTGCAATTCTTTCATGGTGCTCActttaagaattttttcaaaatagatgCCGGCAAACCCAGACAATACACAGGCGGACAACGCGGCACCGAAGCCAATCCATCGGTGCTGCTCAGGACCAGATGGGACTGTTTTATCGGATTTTTCCGGCTCGGTCTGGGCTAATTGAACCTTCGAAATAATTGGTATTAATATACGTTCGTATTTTTGTTAGCCttcgaattgaatttttaaaaatgtgacTTTTTCCATACCATAGCAACACCAACAAGCAACACCACCAATGCTATCCACTGAGTAGTTATCAACTGCCGTTTCAATATAGCCACTGTGAAGAGGGCAGCAGTGAGAATCTTCAATTGATATGTGAcctaaggagaaaaaaaaagtgagatgGTTTAGATGATTTGTTTTCTACAGGTTGCCTTCTCCCATGGTACCTGATATGTGGCTGCATCGAGATGGGATGCGGCAACATATAGTAGATTGTTTTGCACAACATAGACCATTGAAGGTACACAAACTTTCAATGTATCAAGAGGTTGTTTGATTATCTGAATGTTTATAGCTTCTTTGAGTTTTATAAGTGAATTTCCTTCCTCATGGTATACAAGCCAAAGGCATGATAATAGCTTCACAAACTCTGACATCAAGACAGCtagattgaaaacaaataggATTATAGGTAATTATAATTCTTGTTGATTAGAGGTCAAACCTAAAAAGCAACCTGTGGATTAAAACATTACCTGTAGAGGAGAGAAACATATCTCCCACCCTTGTCCTGGCATACCGCATGCTCAACCCAAGTGCTGCATTTTGTACA comes from Daphnia carinata strain CSIRO-1 chromosome 2, CSIRO_AGI_Dcar_HiC_V3, whole genome shotgun sequence and encodes:
- the LOC130685985 gene encoding uncharacterized protein LOC130685985, coding for MAEGQIFRMCHWARWPLLAGGNQLRPLQRSVYLLVVWTCLCYGLFQISSRGSADPTSSGAGAGYAGAGPVNSRLLLQKVTETPLTSTAASSGVAVGTATQPATSTDPAGVKIDRTKPADDESMAPFIQQRVPNVPFEFWLREKAKIYGKNHTCAFYPSVFDIKFNNNYWQMFRSSNGTFYLYGAYHDNRAAVQKPTIRILGMIDRIEPTVKTHCLLWYDAAKDPIVMPVVEYKYVWNQKWGNYKQGLLQPYLMACHLPTAAVLANKGLPIDRVPISVSLTEKGCEPPTNNLRVNNNVPAKKGRFAVCVKGLDFLREDLSVRLVEWIELLGLLGADKIFLYELEVHPNISKVLRYYQETGKVELTPITLPGEQPNIPGLRHMYLKSKITSKRQNEVIPYNDCLYRNLYSYDYIALMDTDEVILPKNVQTWNELIDIIVPKSLTVANYTRASYNFRNVYFWDDAEHSHRWEANIPRHMHMLQHVYRSYNYTKPNQYVKCFHNVQKILTLHNHFPLACLGGGCTSYPVEPETAHLQHYRADCVSTLKKSCDTEYKQHLVKDTIIWRYKEDLIPRVTQVLKSLDFFEHKDEANQL
- the LOC130685987 gene encoding UDP-N-acetylglucosamine transporter-like translates to MELKNAENMKYISLVTLTVQNAALGLSMRYARTRVGDMFLSSTAVLMSEFVKLLSCLWLVYHEEGNSLIKLKEAINIQIIKQPLDTLKVCVPSMVYVVQNNLLYVAASHLDAATYQVTYQLKILTAALFTVAILKRQLITTQWIALVVLLVGVAMVQLAQTEPEKSDKTVPSGPEQHRWIGFGAALSACVLSGFAGIYFEKILKGSNVSVWMRNIQLSFLSLPFGLFTCLLYDWSTISSQGFFFGYDAFIWYLVTLQATGGLLVAMVVKYADNILKGFATSLAIILSCVLSIYLFDFHLTLQFSLGTLLVMGSVFLYSYTPPKNVHAQTAKI